The genomic region GAGATGGCTAATGAGGCCAATGAGTACCGTGCTCTTTTTAGTTAGTTTCTAAGCTGAGCTGACTGTTTGCTAGAAATAAGGTTTGCTACCTGTTCTTCATTGTTGCAGTTCAGTTATGGTTGCGCACTGACATTGTGATGATGTCCCGTTCTGTACCGTGGAGAATTAATAATTTGTTGCAAGGAATGCATTCTTAGTGACAAACCTTTTAGATTTGCAACCACCATCAGGGTTCTCAACATAGTATCTTACAAAGCTGAAGCAAATATGCTTGTCAGTAACTTGAGCAGTGAACAATTTGTGAAGAAACAAAAAGTGAAGAACCCTAATATTCCCATACAGTGAGAAATTCAGAAAATATTCCATCATGGCTGGCACCATCATACAAATATCCCccagattttttttaaaaaaaaaatctcCAATACAGAACAGTTCCTAGATGATTTATCTTCTCTTGTTTCTTGCAGATCCCATATTGTACCCCCTACCACATAACATACCTACCCTAAACACTAAATCAAACCACACTGAACTTCCCCTTTTCACCCCCAAATGCAGTACAATCCACATCTCAGTAAAGATATAGCAAAGCCCAAGCCTTAGCACCACCCACTGGCCATCATCTGTACAAGGCAGAAGCTTCCGAACCCACGGCAGCAGCTGCCTGCCTAGAACTGGAACCTGCTTGGATGGGACTTGGTCATCCGCGCCATGCCCACCGGCTCGTCGTTGTCGATCCTCTTGGCGTTGCGGAACGCGGCGCAGCCCGCGACATAGACAATCACAAGGATGATCAACACCACGATGTTCAGGACGGCCACCTTGCGCCAGCTCTTCTTGATGCCCGCGAGGACGCCGGCCTTGCACGAGTCGCACTGGAAGCACAGCATCTGCTGGTCGTTGCTCCACCTGCTGCAGTCAGGGTCATTGGTCACGGTCGGGACACCGGGGTTTTGTTCCCAGTACGTCTCGTTCATGTAGGTGAATGCGCATGACGTCGGTGGCTTGCAGCATCCAGACTGCAGTAGTCAGTCACAGAAATGGTATCAGTTAGTATCCTGAGAAATCACATGGCTAATCAGTTGTTCTGAGAGGAAAACAATTCAATGCAATTCTGCATACTTAGAAATCAATTCTACCAACTAAACCAAATATAGCACACATGAATCGAAAAGCAATTGTGCTTGCTTAGTTGCTTAAGAGTCTGATGACAGCTCGTCAACAAGGCATACTCAGAATCTAAACTCAAGTTCTTGCAGGCAATTGAAGGTCACAATTCAGACAAATTTAGATTGAACAATAATTGAAATGTCTTGGCCTCCCAATTTTTTAAGATTGAAGTTGACGACTACAATTTTTTAAGATGGTACTCACTAGGAAACTATCCAAGCTTGTAAAAGTACAATCTGAAGATCCTAATACAAGAAAAAGCAAACTAACACCACTACAGAACCAAACATTTGACGAGCATTTGATGGTGCTGTACACTGCAACATATATCAGATGAACGATTGCCACAAGCCCTTACATTTTTTACTCCACCCACTGACCAACCAGCATGTACAATAAGTCATTTAACATGTTAATAGATGGTATTCCATGTCCCAGTATAAACAGAACATGTAATATAGAGTATCATCTCTGCAGAAAATAACCAAAAGGCTAAACGTACATTTGCAAGTAATTTGTGAGACTGTGACGAGGAGAAGAAAAACACTCACGGGTACAAAACACAAACTAGACAATATAATGACAAGCAAGGTAAGGCTCCATGGTCCCAACTCCAACTCTGAAATGTAACACCTAGCAAGTGGTTTTTTGGCTGTCCTGGTCACACTGGTGTATTTGGTAGGAAGCTGAGAGAGGCCCTGATTCCTCAATCATAAAATTATTGTGGACCTCCTTGTCGTCTGGTATCTGGAAAGATGAGGACAAAGCTGGACAACGACATTATCCTCTGGACCTCAGCCTCACCAGACACCAGCCTCTACTTACTACTGCAATGATGTGAACTCCTATTGTTGCTCGTTCTTAGCACTGCAGTGGTGACTGAAGGGGAAATAACTGACTGGTCAGTGGTCACTGGACCACGACTCAATTGACCAATGAGTCATGGGGATGCTTACTTGTTAAGCGTCTTATGTGTATTGTGTACAGTTGGGTGGCAGTAACTAGTAATGTAGTACATATTTGTCCAATGGGGAAAAGGTCACTTTCTTTGATAGAGATATAGTTCCAAGTTTTTTTAGTGGTAAAATATTAGTGACAAGTTTCACCATCATGGAATGGATGGTGCAGGTTTGTTTCCCCATCCATGATTTGAGTCTCTAATCAGCCAAAAGCGTATGTACTTAGATGCACCTTCTACAGAATTGTGCACGGGATTTATTCCTGTGATGTAAAGCAATTCAGAGAACCAAAAACAAAACAGTCAAAAGGATTGCTTTTGAAGAAAGGTATATGCTAGAATCGAAGAGGCAGCCAAAGTCAGTGGCCCTTGTATAGCTAGCTGCTTTGCCCCGGAATCAGGAACAAGCAAAAGGCCTGACGAATTAACAATTTCTGAAAggtggaagaagctgctgcacgaTGAACAAAAAAAAGGGCATGGCTTTGCTGCTGATGAAAGGGGCAAGCAAAGTTCATCTCGAGATCCACACTAGCGCCGGGTAGAGGTGACCGGAATAGCCTACGCCACCTTTGCAACAAGCCAACAAGCAACAAAAGGTCAGGAAGGACCTGGATTAAACGATTGTTTACCCTCTTGACTTGATTAATGACCCCTTTCTGTGGAAAATTGACTAAAATAAATGCAGCCCCCTTTCTGTCCTTACTAGTACGTAGCAAAACTGAATGGTGGAACCAAATAAAGAATCGTCACAAATTCGCGACTTTTTGTGCACTGTAATAGTAAAATCCAATGTTTCCTTAGCAGAGGATTTCCGGCCATGAAAATCGAATGGCTAGGCATGTAAAGCAAGGGTGCGAAGCGAGGAAGAGACCTGAATCGGGGAGAGGTTGCGGCCGTAGAACATGGCGGGCGTCTCCGGCACGAGCATGCCCGTGTTGGGGTCCCGCGCGAGGCGCCTCATGCCGGCGCAGGCGTGGCCGTCGCGGAGGCAGGCGCTGATGGTGGCCCAGTACTGCGGGTCGGCGACGCGGTCGCGGAGCCATCCGCCGTAGTCGGAGAGCTGGTACTCGGGGAAGCGGCGGCTCATGACGACCTGGCCGGCGCCGCGGTCGGtgacggcgaaggcgaagacgacgAAGAAGAGGAGCGCGAGGACGACGAAGAACATGGCGAAGAGGTAGAGGCGGAGCAGCCAGGTCTGGCGGTAGCAGGCGCCGGCGAAGCCCATGAGGGAGACGACCATGAGGACGAGCCCCACCACGATGATGGGCCACTGCAGGAAGCGGATGCAGTCGGTGGAGTTGGCCCGCGACGCCAGCCAGATGCCGCCGCCAAGGATCGGGATCGAGATCAGGAAGGTTATGAAGTTGACAACCCCCAGCATGCCCGTGCCCCCGCGCAGCATCTTGCTCTTGCTCTTCCTGGCTGCTGTGCTGTCTCCTGGACCTTCTCTTCTCCTCTTCCTCGACCTGCTGCTGTTGCTCTGCTCCGCTTCCTTGGCTCtgcgcctctctctctctctctctctctctaactgTGCTGCCTTCTCTCTGCTGTGCCGTTGCCTGCTCTGCTTCTTTGGGCGTCGGGTgaggagacagagagagagaacgCCTGGATACTTGTTGGCTTTTAACGAGGTCGTCGAGGAGCACGCTCGCGGCTGTTCGGGGAGAGCAACGGGCCTGCAGGTTGGAGCTGAATCATGGCCTGCCTCGTTTCACAGTGAAAACCAAAATCGACGATGGACTGAACTGATGCTTGGCGTTATTTTGTTATTATGACACTAAGGTCGGTTTCTAAATTTCAAAGACTGAACTTCTCGCCAACGGTACCCGAGTTCATAGTGCTCGTGTCGCATATTCCATCAAACAGGTGGGATTGCGAATTGAATTTTGTATCCACGGCTCAGTCCACTATATAAACAATATACAACATATTCGTTTTATCCATGCCAGCTTATATTGTATATTGTTTATACAGTGTTTATCTCTATATATTGCAGTTGTAGTTACAGTAAGCTGACTTTAATACGAAACAAACAGTGTAAGAAATGTTTTGCACGCTCACATATATATGACTGGGACGTAGCCAATGGATGGTCCGGTTGAACCGTGGTATATACCCTAAGCCGGCTTGGACCACCGATCCACCGAGGCTTAGAAAAAACACCATCAATGTATTTTTATGCTTGATGTTTGGACTATTTTCTATTATATTTGCACTATAGTATATGCACTTGTGAATTTAAATGTTAAGAGATGTTTGAATatactagaactaatagttagttggttaAAAAAAtgctagtggaattagctagctaactattaactaatttactagaAGTAGCTAATAGTTAAACTATTAGCTATGTGTTTGGATGTCTCTAGCTAATTCTAGCCATTAAATATTACCTCTAGTGTATTCAAATACCTCCTAAGTTTATAGCAGAGGTCTCCAACGGTACCCAGTATACATCCTCAAATCAAATCGTATATCCCGGGATCATTGTTCCTCGGGAAAGTCTCCAACGAATGTTAAGGACTCATTTGGATCAATGGATAATTTCTCGAATCCCACATTTTTCTGTGTTTTTGAACTAATTCATGTAAAACTGTGGAATTCTTGCGTTTCAAAGTAGCCCTAACCCCCTTCGAAATTCCTGTGTTTGTTTACTACACACTTTGGACATGATCTCTTGAATTGTTTCGGCAActtccgcttccttgtttttagaAACTTGTAGTACAGCTCTAAAAAAAGGGACAGCTGTTCTGAGCGAATGCAGGGCTGGACGACCTGCAGCACGTATAGAAGAAAGAAGAAGCAAGCGAGAGGCTTTCGCGCACGAAATGCCGGATGCATTTCTTCAGGGCTGGCCAATGCCCAATGCTGCTCTGTCTCGGTCCAGCTACCACACACAGACACACACACTGGCCATGTGGATCCCTGAACTTCCTTGGGAATTGGGATAATGTGAGGTGATGGTGGTGGGTGTCTGGTTCTTCAAACAGTAAAATAAAACCTCGCAGCAACTTGGATTAGTTTTCAACTGCTTCACCTGGAAGATATTTATGGGGGGGTATTTATTCGTGATTCTGTCcggattatataatccaataaTCTGAACAGATTATGATTTTAAACAAATATCCTTTTAGTCAGCCATATTCTGTTGACCGGCAAGCATGCTATCATACACGCTGTGGACTGACAGGAGCAATAGAATAGTGTCCATGTAAGTAATCATGGATGGATTAGTTAGTCTTAATAGATTCGTTTCATAAATTAGGCGCGACTTATATGGTTAGTTTCATAAATTAGTTTATATCTAAGAGTCCTATTAATTACTattaaaaatcacatttaattTTTTTTAGTCCGGTGGATCCGAGCATCTGCTAACCATGAAGGAAGAAGCAGGCAAATACCGAGTGCAGTGGACATTATGGGCGTCAAAAAGGATGGCCTAGCACATCTGCACATGATACATCCACGTCAGGGAGTGGGCCCGTTGATCCAGGGCCACAGATGGAGGCCAAAATATATCCTTCATCTTTCGTCGTCGTTATGGAATAGAGCATGTGTTAGTGCCATGAAAATATCCTTCATCAGGTGTAAACCGCTGTTAGTAAAAAACAAAAGTATAGCTATGAGTTACCTAGCTACCAATTAAACAAGTTTACTTCTGTTCAAATTTGTAACGAATAGCATTTAGATTTATAGCTTTAATCATGGATGTTGACACTTTATCTTTAGTTAGTTAAATTTAATTGTAAAATATGGAGCCCAACATAAAGAAAGAACTTCTTTTGAGTCTTGTCATATATACGGTGGAGATAATACAGCTGATGCCGAAAGAAACAAATAACCATATGTCATGTAGATGTTTCATGTACTGACAGGACTGCATGCCAGCGCATGCATGCATTGCTCTGAATCTGGGATTGATAAATTCTTTCTTGTCAAATTTCTAAAAGAAAAACAACGCGGAATCAGATCAATATGCACGCTCCATAAAAGCGGCCGGCGTGCCGATCGACATGCGCGTCATCCTCTGTGTATGGACATATTTACATGCCATTACTGTAGACGGCCAATAAGCACGAAGATCACGAGCCCGGCATAAAGCCCGCTATTTGGGTTTAATCCGAGTCCGGCACGCCTCAGTTCTACGCGGGATCGAGCCaacccggcacgaataagcggatCGGACTCGGACAGTAAACTAAGTACGGTGGGCTAGCCTGATACGACCCGTTTACATCTATGTCTGTTTTTTGCACTAAATCATGCGTACCGGCCTGTTTAGACCGCTTTTTTCATACTTATCGGACTGGGCTCGAACAGAAAAACGAGCCAACGGGCTTAGATGGCACGGCCCGGTTTTTTAACCGTACCTGACGGGGCGGACCCAAAACGGGCCGAGCCGAGCGGGCGTCCTGTTTGGCCATCTCTACCCATTACCAAGGATTCAAATGATTCTATGTTTAGTTAAATATATTAAAAAATATTAATTATTGTCACGTGAAATAAGTATCATCCCTAAGTTTAATTAtagtatatatataataataaatcTGTTTTAAAGGTACGGGTATTATTGTTGATATTTTTCCTTGGTACACCATCCTCTCTGGATGTTTGGTTGTCTGGCGAGTGTAGCCTAGTCGAGCTGGCCCTGTACGTGAAGAGCCAAGCTCTTTCTAGCATGCATCCAGGACGCCTGCACGCCCAAGATCCTTTTCTATATGCGCGCACCCTGCTTATGTGCGTGCATTGGAGAACCTAATAAAGTCATTCTGCCAAAAGTTATATCTGAAACTACATGGCTCCGCCGAACAGATAGTACATGACGAATCAGGGCTGTAAAAAAATCTCAAACTCGACGAGCCGGCTAGGATTTGCGACGGCTCGGCTCGACTTAGCGGATTGGTGGTTAGAAAGAGATCGAGCTAAGCCCTTTTTCTAGCTCGAAAAAGAGAAagtcagctcggctcgactcgctGCGGCTCGTGGTTCAACCTAACAATAATTTATTATATAAAATTTTAATTAGCATATAGTGTTAGCACTAAATAGATAATTagtttatgttttttgagttgctATACAAAATTAAcctattttctatattatattaatAATATATTTAATTTACTAATCTAAAATATGTTACTTAAATTATTTTAATTGAGATTTTATATTATATTTTAGAGAGCGAGTCCACGCTAATGATCAGATTCGTTGGCTCAACAAATCGACAGCGAGCCGAGCCGAACCAACTTTTCAGGCTCACCAGATGATCAAGCCGAGCCAGACTCGGCTCGTTACTTGACTGGGCCTAGCGAGCCGAGTCGAGCTCTGTCACCGACATAGACGCCAAAAACCGAGAGGATTCAAATGATTCTAAGTTTAATTAAATATATTTAAAAATATTAATCTTTGTCACGTGGAATAAGTATCATTCCTAAGTTTAGTTATAGTATACATATATTTATAATAAATCTGTTTTAAAGATACGAGTATTATTGAAATTGTTTTCCTTATAAATCTAATGAAATACCAACCGACTGTTGTATTAGAACAAATACCGAGCATCGGACATTGTTGTAGAGCAGACCAAAAGGAAGGGGATCGAGATCGTTGCATCGAAAGCCAACCGGCTGTTTTCTCTAATAAGCACATCAAATATGTATTAAGATATGAAGAAGAGAACAACAGATCTGACAGAACAAACTCTCGGATATCGTCGAGGTAGTTTGTGTTAGGGAGAGGAGGCGTAGTTTGTGTTGAACGATTATTGGGGAGGGGTCAAAATAAATAGACTGACTGACGAGAAAGCGATGGGCAAAGCTGCAGTTCTAGGCCACTTGGATTTCTGAGCTGCAGTGTTCATCATTCATGCGGTTCATGGGCACTTAATTAAATGACTACTGCCAGTGCACATGATGCATCAACATCGTAGGACCTGCGTGTGCTGTCGAGTCATTAATTATCTTCCATTTTTCCAATGGATAAATAAAAAAACTCGATCGTCTCGATCTCAGTCTCCAGAGGTCGACTTTTTTTTTTCATTTTAGCCTTTTCGGTTTTATTTTCACAATTGTACGCTTTTTAATTTAAATTCAAAAAAAACCCTTAGGTCGACACCATCACATAAATCACTTTGATTATATTCACTTTCATCACATTTACCATCGTCACTTAACAAAAACAAAACCAACAACTACATAACTAGCTAAATAAATAAAAACCTAGATTAATAACTAACTAGCATGTTTTGTACCTACATTGCAATAAGTACATTACAAACTATCAAGTTTAGTACCTATGTTGCAATAAATTACTAACTAGAATATCCTAAACCCTAACTAGATACACAACTATCTAAATTAGTAATAAGTAAATTTAATACCTCGTTCATCGATGTGGGCTCTGAGGTCGGcgacgagcgcgaggccgaggaaGCGGCCTCACCGGTGGTGGAGCGCGCGACTGTGTAGGACCGGTGAGGCGACCAAATAGAGGGTGGATGGGAGCCAATCAgattttatttctaaacactgaaAATGAACACTTCATTTCAATCGAGATGAACCAAGCGCTCAAACTAAGAACACATCGGCGAACAAGTGATCTTGTGATTACAAAATATTTCTAATACTCATATTAGACTAGCAAAACTGTTGGATAAAATCATGTGATCCTATCTCTATCTTGTTGGATAAGATAATGTGACTTTATCTCTATATCCTTTGTCTATATAAATAGGCTCCTCTTATACCCTGTACTTGAACACCACATAATATAGATCTGTTTTTTCGTGGTTTTTTTCTCCTCCATATTAGAGGAGTTTCTTTTATGTTAAACTCTGTATCTTTTTTTTCCACCTACGATCCTAACAATTAGTATCAGAGCTAAAGTTAAGGTTAGACACGTTTCTCAGCCACCAGCCGCCGCCGCGGGTTGCTTTCTCAACAGATCTTCAGGCCTGTAGAAACCTCCGCCGCCGCAAGTTCCGCTTGCTTCGCTTCGTTCGTCTCCAGCCGGTCCACGCTGGTCTTCACGGGCATCTCGTCGACACGTTCTCACAGCCGTCATCGTGTTCCCTGAAGCAACGCCTACTACCTCTCTGTGCGCTCAGCCACTCACGCAAGGACGGCAAGCAATACCCACATGCAGGAATCTTGATTTGACCGTGCCGCTTGCTTGTGACGGAATTTTCAAGGATTTTGGATTAATTAATCTTCTTTTTCCTTCGCTACGTGCACTCATCAGATTACACACAGTTTTCTACTTGCTTGTGCACTCATCGTTTTGGATTATTGATGTCGACTAAACTTGATATTCCGAAGTTTGATGGCAAGATCAGTTTTGCTATTTGACAAATTCAGATGAAGACTGTTCTTACTCAGTTATGTGTGAGGAAGGCGTTGCAACCGCGATCTGTTGATATGACTGATGATAAATGGGAAGATCTTGATGAAAAAGCTTTGTCCGCTTTACAGCTCAGTTTATCTCCTGATGTTCTGCGTGAAGTAATGAATGCAAAATCTGCAGCAGAATTGTGGAACAAATTGGAGGAGCTATATATGACCAAGAGTCTTGCTAATAAGCTCCTTCTCAAAGAGCGTATTTATACTATTCGTATGGCGGAATGTACATCTATTTAGTCACATCTTAATGAATTTAATTCAATTATTGTGGATCTTGAGAGCGTTGATGTGAAGATAGATGATGAAGATAAGGCAATTTTGTTGGTAGTCTCATTGCCCCCCTCTTTTAAGAATTTTAAGGAAATTATGCTCTATGGAAATCATACTTCATTGACATTTGAGAATGTTAAGTCAAATTTATTATCCAAGGAAAAATTTGATGTTGATTCTCGTTCTGAACCCAAAGGTGAAGGATTAATTGTCCGGGGATCTGGAGATCATAAATCCAACCTTTATTGTTATTGCAGAAAAAATACTCATCATATTTCTCAGTGTCCCAAGGTGAGAAATAAAGAggagagaaagaaaaaagaatTGGATAAGTCTTCTGCTGAAGCCAGTTTTATTGAAACTTTGGATAGTGGAGAAGCTCTATTTGTTGCCTCTGTTGAAAAGTGCTCTTCTTGGATTCTAGATTCCGCTTGCACTTTTCATATTTGTTCGCATAGAGATTGGTTTTCTGATTATGTTCAGTCTCATGCTGGTGAGGTTGTTATTGGAGATGGATCCACAATGTGAGATTATTGGAATCGGCTCTATTTATATCCAAGTTCATGATGACATTTTTAAGAAACTTATCAATGTCCGTTTTGTTCCAAAATTGAAGAGAAATCTTATTTCTTTGAGCACTTTAGAAGCAATGGGATTCAATTTTGCTGCTATTGATGGTGTTCTAAGGTTTCTCGTGGCAACCGTATTATCTTGAAGGGCAACCGTTTGAATAATCTCTATTATTTGCAATGTTCAACAGTTGATGCTGAAGCTGTTTCTATTGCGTTCCAGAAGAGAGGTTATTTTGATGATACGAAGCCGTGCTCCAGTTCCAAGTCTAATGATTCTTTAGACTTGGTTGATATTCAAATTTAGCATCCTAGTGGTGTTTGGGAAAACAGTTTTATAGATTTAGCGTCAAGAGAAGATTTGTTGGATAAGATCATGTGACCCTATCTCTATCTTGTTGGATAAGATAATGTGACTCTATCTCTATCTCCTTTGCCTATATAAATAAGCCTCTCTTGTACCCTGTACTTGAACACCACATAATATAGATCTATTTTCCCGTGGTTTTTTCTCCTCCATATTGGGAGAGTTTTTTCCACGTTAAACTCTATGTCTCCTTTTTCCCACCTGCGATCCTAACAAAAACAAACGGATCGCAAATCGAACACTGAAAAGTCTGAAACGGTCTAAACATCGCAAACAATATTCCGCACGGGGAGGTTTCTAAAACTTGTAAATAAAACTAACATCACGAAGGCTGACATGCACACATATACATCAATACCTCGATTCACAATAACAATACTAGCTCTGATTCATAATAACAGTAACAATCTATAGTTTATCCATTACCATATTAACTTATAATATCAACATATAACAATCTAAACCTATAATCGCAACCTATAACAGTAACCGAGCAACAATCAAGTAATCTATAACAGTAAACCGACCAATAATCAAGTAATTATATTGATTTTGTTCTTGCAaataaaaaacagattttcacctTTGGATGGCCAAATCGGAGACGAAGGGTCGTGGGAGGTGGTGGGCAGAGTTGGGGAATAAGGGACGGGATCAGGGATGACCGGAGCAGCGAACGACGACGATGGTTGCGCCGGCGACGACGTTGGAGCGAGGGCGGCGGCGACGCGTGTAAAGTTTGTGTGGCTTGGCCGAGCGGGCGTGCATTTCACTAATATAATGTTCTTTGTCGACTGCCTATGATCTGGcattcggcaaagatttttttatttaaaaatatactttgtcgagtgtcatctGGCGAGCACTTAGCATAGATGTTTTAATTTTTGTCTTTCTTTGACACTAGGCAAAGtatatttatttttttcttttttcccaaactttttattgtgtgttcctacactatatagacgtGTAAACTTgtagggtaccat from Zea mays cultivar B73 chromosome 6, Zm-B73-REFERENCE-NAM-5.0, whole genome shotgun sequence harbors:
- the LOC100282601 gene encoding Tetraspanin-3, which codes for MLRGGTGMLGVVNFITFLISIPILGGGIWLASRANSTDCIRFLQWPIIVVGLVLMVVSLMGFAGACYRQTWLLRLYLFAMFFVVLALLFFVVFAFAVTDRGAGQVVMSRRFPEYQLSDYGGWLRDRVADPQYWATISACLRDGHACAGMRRLARDPNTGMLVPETPAMFYGRNLSPIQSGCCKPPTSCAFTYMNETYWEQNPGVPTVTNDPDCSRWSNDQQMLCFQCDSCKAGVLAGIKKSWRKVAVLNIVVLIILVIVYVAGCAAFRNAKRIDNDEPVGMARMTKSHPSRFQF